The following are from one region of the Noviherbaspirillum sedimenti genome:
- a CDS encoding acyl-CoA thioesterase — protein MFNKEKLVRFQHCDPAGIVFYPQYIILFHELMEDWFNEGLGVNYAESIMQRRMGLPIVKLECEFLAPGFMGNVLAMQLEVKHLGTSSVTLGVRASIAGRECVRATLKLVHTSLAELKAVPIPAALRELMLQFHSPTA, from the coding sequence ATGTTCAACAAAGAAAAGCTGGTTCGTTTTCAGCACTGTGATCCCGCCGGCATCGTGTTTTATCCGCAGTACATCATCCTCTTTCATGAACTGATGGAAGACTGGTTCAATGAAGGTCTGGGCGTGAATTATGCCGAGTCCATCATGCAACGCCGGATGGGGCTGCCCATTGTCAAGCTGGAATGTGAATTCCTTGCGCCCGGCTTCATGGGTAATGTTCTCGCAATGCAGCTCGAAGTCAAACATCTCGGCACGAGCTCGGTGACCCTTGGGGTGAGGGCGAGCATAGCCGGGCGAGAATGTGTCCGGGCGACGTTAAAGCTTGTGCATACCTCGCTGGCGGAATTGAAGGCCGTGCCTATTCCGGCGGCGTTGCGTGAATTAATGCTTCAGTTCCATTCGCCGACAGCGTGA
- a CDS encoding 3-keto-5-aminohexanoate cleavage protein has protein sequence MAKRKVIITVAPTGGMANKSQNPHLPTQPDEIIADVVRCYNAGASVVAVHARRPDDGATCDAAIYRRINEGIRAQCDIIINNSTGGGVNGDMIKPIDDGFWEIAFEERLKGLEAGAEMCTLDSHTIIASFAGREHLLNTAPSRCLELARLMKEKGIKPEWEVFNPAHILQDMATLIAAGYDQAPYYCNIVIGAEKGFQGGLPYTPQILQMMVDLLPKDSLFCVSAIGAKQLPATVHALLLGGHVRVGLEDNLYYRHGELSTNVAQVERIVRIIREMDMEPATPAEAREMMGLPRNDVSVRPQFAIA, from the coding sequence ATGGCCAAGAGAAAAGTCATCATCACCGTCGCCCCTACCGGCGGCATGGCAAATAAAAGCCAGAATCCACATCTTCCGACGCAACCGGACGAGATTATTGCCGATGTCGTGCGTTGCTATAACGCTGGTGCCAGCGTGGTGGCAGTTCATGCGCGTCGCCCGGACGATGGCGCAACCTGTGATGCGGCGATCTATCGCAGGATAAATGAAGGAATCCGTGCGCAGTGCGACATCATCATTAACAATTCGACCGGTGGCGGCGTCAACGGCGACATGATCAAGCCGATTGATGATGGATTTTGGGAAATCGCCTTCGAGGAACGCCTGAAAGGACTGGAGGCGGGCGCCGAAATGTGCACGCTCGATTCGCATACGATCATTGCCAGTTTCGCCGGCAGGGAACACTTGTTGAATACGGCGCCTTCACGCTGCCTCGAACTTGCCCGACTGATGAAGGAAAAGGGGATCAAGCCGGAATGGGAGGTATTCAATCCCGCACACATCCTGCAGGACATGGCGACCCTGATCGCCGCCGGATACGACCAGGCGCCGTACTATTGCAATATCGTGATCGGCGCGGAGAAGGGCTTCCAGGGTGGCTTGCCCTACACACCGCAAATTCTGCAGATGATGGTGGATTTGCTGCCCAAGGATTCCCTGTTCTGTGTCAGCGCGATCGGCGCAAAGCAGTTGCCTGCAACGGTCCATGCATTGTTGCTGGGAGGGCATGTCCGCGTAGGACTGGAAGATAATCTCTATTATCGGCATGGCGAACTTTCCACCAATGTCGCGCAGGTCGAACGCATCGTCCGCATCATCCGCGAGATGGACATGGAGCCGGCCACCCCGGCGGAGGCGCGCGAAATGATGGGGTTGCCACGGAATGACGTGAGTGTCCGACCGCAGTTCGCAATCGCTTGA
- a CDS encoding ABC transporter substrate-binding protein, whose product MHSKLKNLSVAATATAFLAFSQFAHAEISGDVVRIGFITDMSGGFADPDGPGGAHAIRMAIADFGGTMNGKSIELLTFDHQNKADNAASKSREWFDQQGIDVLIGGTNSAASLAMAKIAAEKKKPFIAIGSGSARLTNEECSPYTVHYAYDTVALARGTGSALFKQGGKSWYFLTADYAFGKSLESEAAKIVKETGGTITGTIKHPIATSDFSSFLLQAQNSKAQVLGLANAGDDTVNAVKSAYEFGINKSMKLAALIFTINDIHALTLPIAKDMYLTDHWYWDMNPETRKWAQRYFGKMKKMPSSFQAADYSAVTQYLVAVKATATDNPDKVLAYLKSAKLNDLYVKNGYIRADGRMMNNLYLMQVKAPAESKYPWDYYKIVETIPSEKVYTTKAESKCALWK is encoded by the coding sequence ATGCATTCGAAATTAAAAAATCTGTCTGTTGCGGCTACTGCAACGGCTTTTCTGGCATTCAGTCAGTTCGCCCATGCGGAAATTTCCGGTGACGTTGTCAGGATCGGATTCATTACCGATATGTCTGGCGGCTTTGCCGATCCCGACGGGCCGGGCGGGGCGCACGCCATCAGAATGGCAATTGCCGACTTCGGTGGCACGATGAATGGCAAGAGCATCGAATTGCTCACTTTCGATCACCAGAACAAGGCCGACAATGCGGCTTCCAAATCCCGTGAATGGTTTGATCAGCAAGGAATTGATGTACTGATCGGCGGGACCAATTCCGCCGCAAGCCTGGCGATGGCAAAAATTGCGGCGGAAAAGAAAAAGCCCTTCATTGCCATCGGGTCGGGCTCGGCGCGACTTACCAATGAAGAATGCTCGCCCTATACCGTGCACTATGCGTATGATACTGTCGCCCTGGCCCGGGGCACCGGTTCTGCCTTGTTCAAACAGGGTGGGAAAAGCTGGTACTTCCTGACCGCCGACTATGCATTCGGCAAGTCCCTGGAAAGCGAAGCCGCCAAAATCGTCAAGGAAACCGGCGGGACGATTACTGGCACCATCAAGCACCCGATCGCGACATCCGATTTTTCCTCATTCCTGTTACAGGCACAGAATTCCAAGGCGCAGGTTCTGGGATTGGCCAACGCCGGGGATGATACCGTCAATGCCGTCAAGTCCGCTTACGAATTCGGCATTAACAAGTCGATGAAGCTCGCTGCGCTCATATTCACCATCAATGACATCCACGCACTGACGCTGCCAATTGCCAAGGATATGTACTTAACCGATCACTGGTATTGGGATATGAACCCGGAGACGCGTAAATGGGCGCAGCGTTATTTCGGCAAAATGAAGAAAATGCCTTCCAGCTTTCAAGCGGCAGATTATTCTGCGGTGACGCAATATCTTGTAGCGGTAAAGGCGACGGCTACGGACAACCCGGACAAGGTTCTTGCCTACTTGAAAAGCGCCAAGCTCAATGATCTTTATGTAAAGAATGGCTATATACGCGCTGATGGCCGCATGATGAATAATTTGTATCTCATGCAAGTCAAGGCGCCTGCCGAATCAAAGTATCCGTGGGATTATTACAAAATCGTGGAAACCATCCCGAGCGAGAAGGTGTATACGACCAAAGCCGAATCCAAATGCGCTCTTTGGAAATGA
- a CDS encoding SDR family oxidoreductase has protein sequence MTQRALITAGASGIGLAIAKVLADDGARVHIADINAQAVKEVTEADTRITGSVTDISDHDAVRRLFEDVMRELGGLDTLVNNAGLAGPTAPVSEYDAAAWHAVINVNLNGTFYVTQQAIPLLKQSSQASIIIMSSLAGRFGYPNRAAYSTSKWGLVGLAKTLSLELGPCGITCNTIHPGAVDGPRLGSVFEGRAKASGRTVQEEADLALNNQSIKKFVDPADIAELVRFLSGKHARTISGQAFPIDGDSKSAQ, from the coding sequence ATGACACAACGGGCATTGATAACGGCCGGCGCAAGCGGCATTGGCCTGGCGATCGCCAAGGTATTGGCGGACGATGGTGCACGCGTTCACATTGCGGATATCAATGCCCAGGCTGTCAAGGAAGTCACCGAGGCTGACACCCGGATTACCGGATCGGTAACGGATATCAGCGATCACGATGCGGTGCGGCGTCTCTTCGAAGATGTGATGCGGGAACTCGGCGGCTTGGATACCCTTGTCAACAATGCGGGCCTCGCCGGACCCACCGCGCCAGTCTCGGAATATGATGCCGCCGCATGGCACGCAGTGATCAACGTGAATCTGAATGGCACTTTCTATGTAACCCAGCAGGCGATTCCTCTTTTAAAGCAATCCAGCCAGGCTTCGATCATCATCATGTCCTCGCTGGCCGGCCGCTTCGGGTATCCCAATCGGGCCGCATACTCTACAAGCAAATGGGGCCTGGTGGGTTTAGCCAAGACGCTTTCTCTGGAACTCGGACCCTGCGGCATCACATGCAATACGATTCATCCGGGCGCCGTCGACGGTCCACGCCTGGGCAGTGTGTTCGAAGGACGTGCCAAAGCTTCCGGCCGTACTGTGCAAGAAGAAGCTGATCTTGCCTTGAATAACCAGTCCATTAAAAAATTTGTTGATCCCGCCGATATCGCGGAATTAGTGAGGTTTCTTTCGGGTAAACATGCTCGCACCATCTCCGGCCAGGCTTTCCCTATTGATGGCGATTCGAAATCTGCGCAATGA
- a CDS encoding V-type ATP synthase subunit D: MSDVIPTRSALIECKEERHALYEGHVFLDEMCLLLAGEIVAELRRSAALEADFLPACKRATAALVAATGRHGLEELLVYPVPEREPASAEIIPRSLVGVRLLEAHLHLTQPAQPQQAVNASPEARDCRAAFADVIEMAAPLAAVSGNLERLYLAYRRALRRARALQDVLLPELDRTVYALEAGLEDLEREDAIAMRLKTASAGIR; the protein is encoded by the coding sequence ATGAGCGACGTCATACCTACCCGAAGTGCCCTGATCGAGTGCAAGGAAGAGCGCCATGCGCTGTATGAAGGCCACGTTTTTCTGGATGAAATGTGCCTGCTTCTGGCTGGCGAGATTGTTGCCGAGTTGCGCCGCAGCGCGGCGCTGGAGGCGGATTTTTTACCCGCCTGCAAGCGGGCCACTGCCGCGCTGGTTGCCGCAACCGGACGTCACGGCCTGGAAGAGCTGCTGGTCTATCCGGTTCCGGAGCGGGAGCCCGCCTCGGCGGAAATCATCCCGCGATCTCTGGTGGGAGTCCGCTTGCTGGAGGCGCATCTGCATCTCACGCAACCCGCACAGCCGCAGCAAGCGGTGAATGCGTCACCGGAGGCCAGGGACTGCCGTGCAGCCTTTGCCGACGTCATTGAAATGGCAGCGCCCCTGGCCGCGGTCAGCGGCAATCTCGAACGCTTGTACCTGGCGTATCGCCGCGCGTTGCGGCGCGCGCGCGCGCTGCAGGATGTTTTGCTTCCCGAGCTCGATCGGACAGTGTATGCGCTGGAAGCCGGACTGGAAGACCTGGAACGGGAAGACGCCATAGCGATGCGCTTGAAAACCGCCTCCGCGGGCATCCGGTAA
- a CDS encoding V-type ATP synthase subunit B yields the protein MFPRILVEGAATRIEGPLLFLKRTLDVGLHDAVEVTGRDGRPRIGRVAAIDQDLLTIEVLESTSGLGLADSVVRFLGEPLSFGLGPGILGRVLNGVGQVIDGGPPIAVRGKYAIDGLPLNPVWRRPPRDFIETGFTTVDLLNSLVRGQKLPIFSGGGLPHERIAVEIASNARLRQGGASDFAIVFAGIGVPYDSAEFFRRSLEQSGALERTALFLNLASDSSTQRLLTPRFALSAAEYLAFVEGKHVVVILTDMTNYCEALREVSSSKGEIPSRKGFPGYMYSDLATLFERAGCLQGAQGTLTQLSILTMPSDDITHPIPDLTGYITEGQIVLSRDLDRRGIYPPVNVLPSLSRLMKDGIGAGFTHPDHPALASQLYAAYARAIQARLLASVVGEEDLAPTDRQYLAFGTAFEEQAIGQLRARTLEESMEIGWRLLAALPRLELTRLSNAQISAHLAGLA from the coding sequence ATGTTTCCTCGAATCCTGGTTGAAGGCGCCGCAACGCGCATCGAAGGGCCATTGCTGTTTCTGAAGCGTACCCTCGATGTCGGCCTCCACGATGCGGTTGAAGTGACGGGACGCGATGGCCGCCCCCGGATCGGCCGCGTGGCAGCCATCGACCAGGATCTGTTGACGATCGAGGTGCTGGAATCCACCAGCGGGCTCGGACTGGCGGACAGCGTGGTGCGCTTCCTGGGCGAACCGCTTTCCTTCGGCCTGGGCCCCGGCATTCTCGGGCGGGTCCTGAATGGCGTCGGCCAGGTCATCGACGGCGGACCGCCGATCGCCGTCCGCGGGAAATATGCGATCGATGGCCTTCCGCTCAACCCGGTCTGGCGGCGTCCGCCACGTGATTTCATCGAGACCGGCTTCACGACCGTGGACCTGTTGAACAGCCTGGTGCGCGGCCAGAAGCTGCCGATTTTCTCCGGCGGCGGGCTGCCGCATGAGCGCATCGCGGTCGAGATCGCCAGCAATGCGCGCCTCAGGCAAGGCGGCGCGAGCGACTTCGCCATCGTGTTTGCGGGTATTGGCGTCCCCTACGACAGCGCGGAGTTCTTTCGGCGCAGCCTGGAACAGAGCGGGGCGCTGGAGCGAACCGCGTTGTTCCTGAACCTGGCCAGCGATTCCAGCACCCAGCGCCTGCTGACACCGCGCTTTGCGCTGAGCGCTGCAGAGTATCTCGCTTTCGTCGAGGGCAAGCATGTCGTGGTCATCCTGACCGACATGACAAATTACTGCGAGGCACTGCGCGAAGTCTCCAGCAGCAAGGGTGAAATTCCCAGCCGCAAAGGTTTTCCCGGCTATATGTATTCGGATCTTGCAACGTTGTTCGAGCGTGCCGGTTGTCTGCAGGGTGCGCAGGGGACCCTGACCCAACTGTCGATCCTGACCATGCCCTCCGACGATATCACGCATCCGATTCCCGATCTGACCGGATACATCACCGAGGGTCAGATCGTGCTTTCACGCGACCTGGATCGGCGCGGCATTTACCCGCCGGTCAACGTGCTTCCCAGCCTTTCGCGCTTGATGAAAGACGGCATCGGCGCTGGATTTACCCATCCCGACCACCCGGCACTGGCCAGCCAGCTTTATGCCGCCTATGCCAGAGCGATACAGGCACGACTGCTGGCCAGCGTGGTCGGGGAAGAAGATCTGGCACCGACTGACAGGCAGTATCTGGCCTTTGGCACAGCCTTTGAAGAGCAGGCAATCGGCCAGTTGCGCGCGCGAACGCTCGAGGAAAGCATGGAGATCGGCTGGCGTCTGCTTGCCGCCTTGCCCCGCCTGGAGCTGACGCGGCTTTCCAATGCCCAGATCAGCGCGCATCTTGCGGGGCTGGCATGA
- a CDS encoding V-type ATP synthase subunit A, which yields MSRATLRRISGPVLRATVAGPFTLREAVRVGPQGLLGEVVSLDHDEIMVQVYEDTTGLRPGSEIQGDGLPLSIPLGPGLLGNIFDGLLRPLSGQDTAFVRPGFQGAAAVRLDFAPQLVPGMQIQGGEVLGEVRAANGQMQRCLVPPETRGEVIKAWPQGSYSETDCVCLVQSAHGAAQELSMRHSWPVRVPRPIRRRLPALAPLVTGQRILDALFPIAQGGKGAIPGGFGTGKTVLLEALAKGCNADVIVYLGCGERGNEMAGVLDEFPRLTQPRSGRPLMERTVIIANTSNMPVAAREASIYSAITVAEYFRDQGLHVALMADSTSRWAEALREVSGRFGELPGEGGYPAYLSSRLAEFYERAALVETLNGATGSVTVMGAISPPSGDFSEPVTSHTKRYVRSFWALDAKRAHARFYPAINPLQSYAEDARQFEPWWQQQGNAQWLSLRRQFLTLLEEQSKLERMARIIGKDALPIRQQLTLICAELVNEAFLRQSAFSEVDRVATPARQSAMMRLIGRFIDLAEQAVAAGASPDQIVRLDCMRALQRMAEDIGNDELQRFVELEARVEREFATIIRKKEADHVSSNPG from the coding sequence ATGAGCCGCGCCACGCTGCGCAGGATCAGCGGACCGGTGCTGCGCGCCACGGTGGCTGGCCCGTTCACATTGCGCGAGGCGGTGCGGGTGGGACCACAAGGCTTGCTGGGCGAAGTGGTCAGCCTCGACCACGACGAAATCATGGTGCAGGTATACGAAGATACGACCGGACTGCGGCCCGGCAGCGAGATACAGGGCGACGGGCTGCCGCTGTCAATCCCGCTTGGTCCTGGACTGCTGGGCAACATCTTCGATGGCCTGCTGCGGCCGCTTTCGGGACAAGACACTGCCTTTGTCAGGCCGGGCTTCCAGGGTGCCGCAGCGGTGCGCCTGGACTTTGCCCCGCAACTGGTGCCGGGCATGCAAATCCAGGGAGGCGAAGTGTTGGGCGAGGTGCGCGCTGCAAACGGGCAGATGCAGCGCTGCCTGGTGCCGCCAGAAACGCGGGGCGAAGTCATCAAGGCATGGCCGCAAGGCAGCTACAGCGAGACCGATTGCGTTTGTCTTGTGCAGTCCGCTCACGGCGCGGCGCAAGAACTGTCGATGCGCCATTCCTGGCCGGTGCGCGTGCCACGGCCGATCAGGCGGCGGCTGCCGGCGCTGGCGCCGCTGGTGACCGGCCAGCGCATCCTGGATGCACTTTTCCCGATCGCTCAGGGCGGCAAGGGGGCGATTCCCGGCGGCTTCGGCACCGGCAAGACGGTGTTGCTCGAAGCGCTGGCCAAAGGCTGCAATGCCGATGTCATCGTCTACCTGGGCTGCGGCGAGCGCGGCAATGAGATGGCCGGTGTGCTCGATGAATTTCCCAGGCTGACGCAGCCGCGCAGCGGGCGCCCGCTGATGGAGCGCACGGTCATCATCGCCAACACCTCGAACATGCCGGTCGCGGCCCGCGAAGCCAGCATCTACAGCGCCATCACGGTGGCCGAGTACTTCCGCGATCAGGGGCTGCATGTCGCGCTGATGGCCGACTCCACCAGCCGCTGGGCCGAGGCCCTGCGCGAGGTATCGGGCCGGTTCGGCGAGTTGCCGGGGGAAGGCGGTTACCCGGCCTACCTGTCGAGCCGGCTCGCCGAATTCTATGAACGCGCCGCCCTGGTGGAGACGCTCAACGGCGCCACCGGCTCGGTGACCGTCATGGGCGCCATCAGCCCACCCTCCGGCGATTTTTCCGAGCCGGTCACCAGCCACACGAAACGCTATGTCAGAAGCTTCTGGGCGCTCGACGCCAAGCGGGCACATGCGCGCTTCTATCCGGCCATCAATCCCTTGCAATCCTACGCCGAGGATGCGCGGCAGTTCGAACCCTGGTGGCAGCAGCAGGGAAACGCGCAGTGGCTTTCGCTGCGACGTCAATTCCTCACGCTGCTGGAAGAACAGTCGAAACTGGAGCGGATGGCGCGGATTATCGGCAAGGATGCGCTGCCAATACGCCAGCAGCTGACACTGATCTGCGCCGAGCTGGTCAACGAGGCGTTTTTGCGCCAATCGGCATTCTCCGAGGTGGACCGGGTCGCAACGCCGGCCCGCCAAAGCGCAATGATGCGGCTGATCGGCCGCTTCATCGACCTGGCCGAACAGGCCGTGGCAGCCGGCGCGAGCCCGGATCAGATCGTCCGGCTCGACTGCATGCGGGCGCTGCAGAGGATGGCCGAAGATATCGGCAATGACGAATTGCAGCGCTTCGTCGAACTTGAAGCGCGCGTGGAACGGGAGTTTGCCACGATCATCAGGAAAAAGGAGGCGGACCATGTTTCCTCGAATCCTGGTTGA
- a CDS encoding V-type ATP synthase subunit F translates to MVVIYIGDELTAAGFRLAGAQILLPAAGEEAASLAQARGDGQLVLVSADVAARIPRELLGAALAALAPLTLVVPDLLGRQPLPDRAQRLRRQMGME, encoded by the coding sequence ATGGTCGTGATCTACATTGGCGACGAACTGACGGCGGCGGGCTTTCGCCTTGCGGGTGCGCAGATTCTGCTGCCGGCAGCCGGAGAAGAAGCTGCCAGCCTGGCCCAGGCACGAGGGGACGGACAACTGGTCCTGGTTTCCGCGGACGTTGCCGCGCGGATTCCGCGCGAACTCCTGGGCGCGGCGCTGGCAGCGCTGGCGCCGCTCACGCTGGTCGTGCCGGATCTGCTCGGACGTCAGCCTTTGCCGGACCGGGCACAACGCTTGCGACGCCAGATGGGGATGGAATGA
- a CDS encoding ATP synthase subunit C translates to MNMRRFGLALWLAIAAAGAASLLLILSPGSAAAAQPPLAEGLINTWGLVAAALATAVSSLSAGFAVAKVGTAAIAALAEKPELFGRLLIFVGLAEGIAIYGLIVSILILNRL, encoded by the coding sequence ATGAACATGCGGCGTTTCGGTCTTGCGCTGTGGCTGGCCATCGCGGCCGCCGGCGCAGCAAGCTTGTTGCTGATCCTTTCCCCCGGTTCTGCCGCCGCCGCGCAGCCGCCGTTGGCAGAAGGCTTGATCAACACTTGGGGTCTGGTCGCGGCCGCGCTCGCGACGGCCGTGTCTTCTCTGAGCGCCGGGTTCGCCGTCGCCAAAGTCGGCACGGCGGCCATTGCGGCGCTGGCAGAGAAGCCCGAGCTTTTCGGCCGTCTGCTCATTTTCGTCGGTTTGGCCGAGGGGATTGCGATTTATGGCCTGATCGTTTCCATCCTGATCCTGAACCGCCTCTAG